The following coding sequences are from one Neodiprion lecontei isolate iyNeoLeco1 chromosome 7, iyNeoLeco1.1, whole genome shotgun sequence window:
- the LOC107223995 gene encoding uncharacterized protein LOC107223995 isoform X5 yields the protein MYQGRMPKSDRSPNDDEKQEPGFRGSPFERRGRRRISRVGRVGRKPSGGFRSNGSNRETELPTVVQRRSSAILVAQAARALGVSVIRSYVGIIYKCASCVMGMFKWLRKDFVQWDRNRRSLPSPNQRGLNNEAYRSALQAFLDRRREPAEGSEGGHSPKLSPTKNRVEIFRNNTNSEKQPEYENPPIPGVPHVEASELFEVGWVAGTEDRYLELIAAEWQNTRTALRRSSHPDCFTAVRADLNVLTEIRHPHTLLLMGTTRTDEHGIVAIFESVDCTLYNYVHEQGERVSVQGAARCAGQLADALRHAHARGIIHGALSSHCVFLAASGTAKLGGWELAVREKEPRPYREWEERLRTEIFKWQAPEMFYGDAPSRACDVYALALLIWEMCTGRIPWNGLDEAEIERQYIHWERRISTDTYNFPPLLNNLLEVGLHLDVNKRNLDMDRTRRFLRRIELRYEEEEPIYINRQSNNNNPDVKTFNAPVATSPLIKSPTVTTPKRDTNDINNTLMAKKLFNLKKTSVDEGGQKNGKNKICSGDACAASDEKNSNMYAETRRKNCGHVSPPETRKAVSEYRERTAGKREKLGHTDEKRQRRATKATSTDIGKKADRNLSKLIVSESSFSESSTAIEITESSDDESGNDTITDLKKLKELIATKRSKFFYGTSSLTNLQALEIPDIPQSSPRTRERILKEAREKSCEPCKPASHKTNFEPLLSKSPIEYNPTLIKPASHQNQRVGQSLLNQEHQPSIPRSQTLNSSSTNFFESSLWRKEKLICLSKMHKDDHSSAQNLSSLDNKQLNSKSPESPESDSTYIISNKTPAHDKADFIYPDSVLMTDTTTTEMDASQNRTSETMPLQALKEALDRATIIINSATPNNEKSSQFSPLESPNISDVVFDENGASESIFENLNKSKLYVNNSNEEIKSIERTTNGDRDSLLATEIATKYPITVEDNNEKSRYLSFGQKSGDIFDSMTESKIDDSLVQRQPDFTYSNLNGNNTHDANDSLNCLAEKSLISSATIFLSAKSGEKGCKSCQNRNLLARRRSLPAGLGQFRSVSNVSPLGRLPIRRGEIPDSTVEDLYIDDEFGENLNINMVFLEDENEPDDHDILSSLLQSSEV from the exons AGACTTTGTGCAGTGGGACCGAAACAGGAGGAGTCTGCCATCTCCGAATCAACGAGGGCTTAACAA CGAGGCGTACAGAAGCGCACTCCAAGCGTTTCTGGATCGTCGTCGTGAACCGGCCGAGGGATCCGAGGGCGGTCATTCGCCGAAATTAAGTCCGACTAAAAACCGGGTCGAAATCTTCAGGAACAATACGAACAGCGAGAAGCAACCGGAGTATGAAAATCCGCCGATTCCGGGGGTTCCCCACGTCGAGGCGTCGGAACTCTTCGAAGTCGGGTGGGTCGCCGGTACGGAAGATCGCTACCTCGAGCTCATCGCCGCCGAATGGCAGAACACAAGAACTGCTCTTCGCCGAAGTTCCCATCCGGACTGTTTTACCGCTGTACGAGCCGACCTGAACGTTCTCAC GGAAATCCGGCATCCGCACACCCTGCTGCTGATGGGAACGACGCGTACCGATGAGCACGGGATCGTCGCGATTTTCGAGTCGGTCGACTGCACCCTTTACAACTACGTCCACGAGCAGGGGGAGCGTGTAAGTGTCCAGGGTGCGGCGCGATGTGCCGGACAGCTGGCCGATGCCCTGAGGCACGCCCACGCGAGAGGAATCATCCACGGAGCTCTAAGTTCGCATTGCGTATTTCTCGCTGCTAGCGGTACCGCAAAACTTGGGGGATGGGAACTCGCCGTGCGCGAAAAAGAG CCGCGGCCTTACCGCGAATGGGAGGAAAGACTGAGGACAGAAATATTCAAGTGGCAAGCACCTGAGATGTTTTACGGCGATGCACCCAGTCGGGCGTGCGATGTTTACGCCCTGGCTCTCCTAATTTGGGAAATGTGTACTG GCCGAATTCCTTGGAACGGACTAGACGAGGCGGAAATAGAGCGACAATACATACACTGGGAGCGCAGGATATCAACGGATACATACAATTTTCCACCGCTGCTAAACAACCTGCTTGAGGTCGGTCTCCATCTGGACGTTAACAAGAGGAACTTGGACATGGATCGTACGCGCAGATTTTTACGGCGAATCGAG CTGCGTTACGAAGAGGAAGAACCGATTTACATCAATCGGCAATCTAACAACAATAATCCGGATGTAAAAACGTTCAATGCACCCGTGGCCACATCGCCGTTGATCAAATCGCCGACGGTAACTACGCCGAAACGGGATACGAATGATATAAACAACACTCTGATGGCGAAGaagttatttaatttgaaaaaaacatcggTTGATGAAGGAGGACAGAAAAACGGAAAGAATAAGATCTGCTCCGGTGATGCGTGCGCGGCGtcagacgaaaaaaattcaaatatgtaCGCGGAGACGCGGAGAAAGAATTGCGGGCATGTATCACCCCCCGAAACTCGTAAAGCCGTGTCTGAGTATCGCGAGAGAACGGCAGGCAAACGGGAGAAACTGGGCCACACCGATGAGAAAAGACAGCGCAGAGCTACGAAGGCGACGTCCACCGATATCGGGAAGAAGGCAGATAGAAATTTGAGTAAATTAATCGTGTCTGAGAGCAGTTTCTCCGAATCTTCGACCGCAATCGAAATTACAGAATCAAGCGATGACGAATCCGGGAACGATACCATAAccgatttgaaaaaacttaAAGAACTGATAGCGACGAAAAGGTCCAAATTTTTCTATGGTACCAGCTCGCTCACGAATCTTCAAGCCCTCGAAATACCTGACATACCACAATCAA GTCCACGAACGAGAGAGAGGATTTTAAAAGAGGCGAGAGAGAAAAGCTGTGAGCCATGCAAACCTGCGAGTCATAAAACAAACTTTGAACCGCTACTGTCCAAGTCACCCATAGAGTACAATCCAACTTTAATCAAGCCTGCAAGCCATCAAAATCAAAGA GTAGGGCAGTCGCTACTGAACCAGGAGCATCAACCATCAATTCCACGGTCGCAAACACTGAACTCTAGCTCTACTAACTTCTTTGAATCATCACTGTGGAGGAAGGAGAAGTTGATTTGCTTGTCTAAAATGCATAAAGACGACCATAGCAGCGCGCAAAACCTTTCAAGTCTCGATAACAAACAACTCAATTCCAAATCGCCGGAATCTCCGGAAAGTGATTCAACCTATATTATCAGCAATAAAACTCCAG CCCACGACAAAGCTGATTTCATATACCCAGATTCTGTTTTGATGACGGACACAACGACTACCGAAATGGATGCAAGTCAAAATCGTACATCCGAAACTATGCCGTTACAGGCATTGAAAGAAGCCCTCGATCGAGCTACGATTATCATTAATTCAGCAACAccaaataacgaaaaatcgaGCCAATTTTCACCATTGGAGAGCCCTAACATCTCTGATGTTGTATTTGACGAAAATGGTGCAAGCGAAtcaatctttgaaaatttaaacaaatcaAAGCTGTATGTTAATAATTCAAATGAAGAGATAAAAAGCATTGAACGAACCACAAATGGTGACCGTGATTCGCTACTTGCCACCGAAATAGCGACGAAATATCCTATTACCGTTGAAGACAACAACGAAAAATCAAGATACCTATCTTTTGGTCAAAAGTCAGGAGATATTTTTGACAGTATGACAGAATCAAAAATAGATGACTCTTTGGTTCAAAGACAGCCCGATTTTACGTACAGTAACCTGAATGGCAACAACACGCATGATGCAAATGACAGCCTGAACTGCTTAGCTGAAAAAAGTCTCATCTCATCAGCAACGATATTTTTAAGTGCTAAAAGTGGGGAAAAAGGTTGCAAAAGTTGCCAAAACAGAAATTTACTTGCCAGACGAAGATCCCTTCCTGCCGGATTGGGGCAGTTCAGGTCTGTGAGCAATGTTTCACCGCTTGGAAGATTGCCCATTAGAAGAGGG gaaattCCCGACAGCACGGTTGAAGATTTGTACATTGATGATGAATTCGGAGAAAACTTGAACATAAATATGGTCTTTCTGGAAGATGAAAACGAGCCTGATGACCACGACATACTTTCCAGTCTGCTACAATCATCTGAAGTGTAA
- the LOC107223995 gene encoding uncharacterized protein LOC107223995 isoform X3 encodes MYQGRMPKSDRSPNDDEKQEPGFRGSPFERRGRRRISRVGRVGRKPSGGFRSNGSNRETELPTVVQRRSSAILVAQAARALGVSVIRSYVGIIYKCASCVMGMFKWLRKDFVQWDRNRRSLPSPNQRGLNNDQDRKSTLTVVLERRRHRGTDSNDLCRLSQSEDTNEAHSSVSGSLNSLNCTEDRASSEAYRSALQAFLDRRREPAEGSEGGHSPKLSPTKNRVEIFRNNTNSEKQPEYENPPIPGVPHVEASELFEVGWVAGTEDRYLELIAAEWQNTRTALRRSSHPDCFTAVRADLNVLTEIRHPHTLLLMGTTRTDEHGIVAIFESVDCTLYNYVHEQGERVSVQGAARCAGQLADALRHAHARGIIHGALSSHCVFLAASGTAKLGGWELAVREKEPRPYREWEERLRTEIFKWQAPEMFYGDAPSRACDVYALALLIWEMCTGRIPWNGLDEAEIERQYIHWERRISTDTYNFPPLLNNLLEVGLHLDVNKRNLDMDRTRRFLRRIELRYEEEEPIYINRQSNNNNPDVKTFNAPVATSPLIKSPTVTTPKRDTNDINNTLMAKKLFNLKKTSVDEGGQKNGKNKICSGDACAASDEKNSNMYAETRRKNCGHVSPPETRKAVSEYRERTAGKREKLGHTDEKRQRRATKATSTDIGKKADRNLSKLIVSESSFSESSTAIEITESSDDESGNDTITDLKKLKELIATKRSKFFYGTSSLTNLQALEIPDIPQSSPRTRERILKEAREKSCEPCKPASHKTNFEPLLSKSPIEYNPTLIKPASHQNQRVGQSLLNQEHQPSIPRSQTLNSSSTNFFESSLWRKEKLICLSKMHKDDHSSAQNLSSLDNKQLNSKSPESPESDSTYIISNKTPAHDKADFIYPDSVLMTDTTTTEMDASQNRTSETMPLQALKEALDRATIIINSATPNNEKSSQFSPLESPNISDVVFDENGASESIFENLNKSKLYVNNSNEEIKSIERTTNGDRDSLLATEIATKYPITVEDNNEKSRYLSFGQKSGDIFDSMTESKIDDSLVQRQPDFTYSNLNGNNTHDANDSLNCLAEKSLISSATIFLSAKSGEKGCKSCQNRNLLARRRSLPAGLGQFRSVSNVSPLGRLPIRRGEIPDSTVEDLYIDDEFGENLNINMVFLEDENEPDDHDILSSLLQSSEV; translated from the exons AGACTTTGTGCAGTGGGACCGAAACAGGAGGAGTCTGCCATCTCCGAATCAACGAGGGCTTAACAA CGATCAGGACCGCAAAAGCACCTTGACAGTGGTCCTAGAACGGCGTCGACACCGCGGCACTGATTCCAACGACCTGTGCCGTCTGTCACAGTCCGAAGACACGAATGAGGCCCACAGCTCTGTTTCCGGTTCGCTGAACAGCTTAAACTGCACCGAAGACCGCGCCAGCAG CGAGGCGTACAGAAGCGCACTCCAAGCGTTTCTGGATCGTCGTCGTGAACCGGCCGAGGGATCCGAGGGCGGTCATTCGCCGAAATTAAGTCCGACTAAAAACCGGGTCGAAATCTTCAGGAACAATACGAACAGCGAGAAGCAACCGGAGTATGAAAATCCGCCGATTCCGGGGGTTCCCCACGTCGAGGCGTCGGAACTCTTCGAAGTCGGGTGGGTCGCCGGTACGGAAGATCGCTACCTCGAGCTCATCGCCGCCGAATGGCAGAACACAAGAACTGCTCTTCGCCGAAGTTCCCATCCGGACTGTTTTACCGCTGTACGAGCCGACCTGAACGTTCTCAC GGAAATCCGGCATCCGCACACCCTGCTGCTGATGGGAACGACGCGTACCGATGAGCACGGGATCGTCGCGATTTTCGAGTCGGTCGACTGCACCCTTTACAACTACGTCCACGAGCAGGGGGAGCGTGTAAGTGTCCAGGGTGCGGCGCGATGTGCCGGACAGCTGGCCGATGCCCTGAGGCACGCCCACGCGAGAGGAATCATCCACGGAGCTCTAAGTTCGCATTGCGTATTTCTCGCTGCTAGCGGTACCGCAAAACTTGGGGGATGGGAACTCGCCGTGCGCGAAAAAGAG CCGCGGCCTTACCGCGAATGGGAGGAAAGACTGAGGACAGAAATATTCAAGTGGCAAGCACCTGAGATGTTTTACGGCGATGCACCCAGTCGGGCGTGCGATGTTTACGCCCTGGCTCTCCTAATTTGGGAAATGTGTACTG GCCGAATTCCTTGGAACGGACTAGACGAGGCGGAAATAGAGCGACAATACATACACTGGGAGCGCAGGATATCAACGGATACATACAATTTTCCACCGCTGCTAAACAACCTGCTTGAGGTCGGTCTCCATCTGGACGTTAACAAGAGGAACTTGGACATGGATCGTACGCGCAGATTTTTACGGCGAATCGAG CTGCGTTACGAAGAGGAAGAACCGATTTACATCAATCGGCAATCTAACAACAATAATCCGGATGTAAAAACGTTCAATGCACCCGTGGCCACATCGCCGTTGATCAAATCGCCGACGGTAACTACGCCGAAACGGGATACGAATGATATAAACAACACTCTGATGGCGAAGaagttatttaatttgaaaaaaacatcggTTGATGAAGGAGGACAGAAAAACGGAAAGAATAAGATCTGCTCCGGTGATGCGTGCGCGGCGtcagacgaaaaaaattcaaatatgtaCGCGGAGACGCGGAGAAAGAATTGCGGGCATGTATCACCCCCCGAAACTCGTAAAGCCGTGTCTGAGTATCGCGAGAGAACGGCAGGCAAACGGGAGAAACTGGGCCACACCGATGAGAAAAGACAGCGCAGAGCTACGAAGGCGACGTCCACCGATATCGGGAAGAAGGCAGATAGAAATTTGAGTAAATTAATCGTGTCTGAGAGCAGTTTCTCCGAATCTTCGACCGCAATCGAAATTACAGAATCAAGCGATGACGAATCCGGGAACGATACCATAAccgatttgaaaaaacttaAAGAACTGATAGCGACGAAAAGGTCCAAATTTTTCTATGGTACCAGCTCGCTCACGAATCTTCAAGCCCTCGAAATACCTGACATACCACAATCAA GTCCACGAACGAGAGAGAGGATTTTAAAAGAGGCGAGAGAGAAAAGCTGTGAGCCATGCAAACCTGCGAGTCATAAAACAAACTTTGAACCGCTACTGTCCAAGTCACCCATAGAGTACAATCCAACTTTAATCAAGCCTGCAAGCCATCAAAATCAAAGA GTAGGGCAGTCGCTACTGAACCAGGAGCATCAACCATCAATTCCACGGTCGCAAACACTGAACTCTAGCTCTACTAACTTCTTTGAATCATCACTGTGGAGGAAGGAGAAGTTGATTTGCTTGTCTAAAATGCATAAAGACGACCATAGCAGCGCGCAAAACCTTTCAAGTCTCGATAACAAACAACTCAATTCCAAATCGCCGGAATCTCCGGAAAGTGATTCAACCTATATTATCAGCAATAAAACTCCAG CCCACGACAAAGCTGATTTCATATACCCAGATTCTGTTTTGATGACGGACACAACGACTACCGAAATGGATGCAAGTCAAAATCGTACATCCGAAACTATGCCGTTACAGGCATTGAAAGAAGCCCTCGATCGAGCTACGATTATCATTAATTCAGCAACAccaaataacgaaaaatcgaGCCAATTTTCACCATTGGAGAGCCCTAACATCTCTGATGTTGTATTTGACGAAAATGGTGCAAGCGAAtcaatctttgaaaatttaaacaaatcaAAGCTGTATGTTAATAATTCAAATGAAGAGATAAAAAGCATTGAACGAACCACAAATGGTGACCGTGATTCGCTACTTGCCACCGAAATAGCGACGAAATATCCTATTACCGTTGAAGACAACAACGAAAAATCAAGATACCTATCTTTTGGTCAAAAGTCAGGAGATATTTTTGACAGTATGACAGAATCAAAAATAGATGACTCTTTGGTTCAAAGACAGCCCGATTTTACGTACAGTAACCTGAATGGCAACAACACGCATGATGCAAATGACAGCCTGAACTGCTTAGCTGAAAAAAGTCTCATCTCATCAGCAACGATATTTTTAAGTGCTAAAAGTGGGGAAAAAGGTTGCAAAAGTTGCCAAAACAGAAATTTACTTGCCAGACGAAGATCCCTTCCTGCCGGATTGGGGCAGTTCAGGTCTGTGAGCAATGTTTCACCGCTTGGAAGATTGCCCATTAGAAGAGGG gaaattCCCGACAGCACGGTTGAAGATTTGTACATTGATGATGAATTCGGAGAAAACTTGAACATAAATATGGTCTTTCTGGAAGATGAAAACGAGCCTGATGACCACGACATACTTTCCAGTCTGCTACAATCATCTGAAGTGTAA